DNA from Mustela erminea isolate mMusErm1 chromosome 18, mMusErm1.Pri, whole genome shotgun sequence:
agTCACACTGCATCtccattcagtctttttttttttttaattaacatttaatgtattatttgcttcaggggtacaggtctgtgaatcatcaggcttacacaattcacagcactcaccatagcacatactctccccaatgtccataacccagacaccctattcctccccctacccccctaGCTACCCTGagatttcctgagattaagagtgtcttatggttggCCTCCCTTCCCCATTCCATCTTGCTTCatcttttccctccctaccctgcacgacccccctgccctgcctttcaaattcctcatatatcagagagatcatatgataattgtctttctctgattgacttatttcccctagcataataccctctagttccatccacatcattgcaaatggcaggatttcagggtgttgttgtttttttttttaaagattttatttatttgtcagagagagagggagagagagcgagcacaggcagacagaatggcaggcagaggcagagggagaagcaggctccccaccgagcaaggagcccgatgtgggactcgatcccaggacgctgggatcatgacctgagccgaaggcagctgcttaaccaactgagacacccaggcatccccaggatttcaggggttttgatggctgcatagtattcctgtgtgtgtgtgtgtgtgtgtgtgtgtgtgtgtgtgtgtatctcacatctcctttatccattcatctgttgatggacatctaggctctttccatagtttggctatcgtggacatcaTACAGTCTTTCCTGAAGGAAATACCCAGGACTCTCAGTtgtaaacaacaaaaaccaaacccaaactgCCTTAAATAAAGAAGGGAATTTATTAGCTTGTGTAATAGGAAAGTCcagaagtagattttttttttttttttttttaacatgagtcAGGCTTGGCTAGATCCGGGTCCTCAACCATTGTCAGGAGACTGCCCTCTTCCATTTCCTGGCCTAACTTTCCTCGAAGTTGGCTTCATTCTTAGACTTATCTCTCTGTGAGATAGCAAGATGACGAACCATAGTTTTGGTCTTATGGCTATTTTGCTTAGTTACCTAACAGAAAGGATTCTTTCCCAATAATTCCCAGAAAAATCCTAGCCTCATTGCTGAAACTCCCCAGGTTGTGTGTCCATCTTTGGACCTATCCCTGTTGCTAGGGGCAATAGAACAGTGGTTGGCAAATCTTGGTAATGTGCCCCACCCTCCCTACACCCAAAGCTAGGAGGGAGGTTAATTTCATTGACTCTCCCAGACAGAAAATGGAGAACCCAAAGGAACAGGGGTTCTTCATGCTAGGAAGGGAAGGTTAATTTCATTGACTCTCCCAGACAGAAAATGGAGAACCCAAAGGAACAGGGGTTCTTCATGCTAGGAAGGGAAGGCCAGAATTTTCTAGGAAAGCTGGGAGgcggggcgccagggtggctcagtgggttaaagcctctgccttcggctcaggtcatgaccccagggtcctgggatggagccccacatcgggctctctgctcagcagggagcctgcttctccctctctctctgcttgcctttctgcctacttgtgatctctgtctgtcaagtaaataaataaaatctttaaaaagaaaaaagaaagaaagaaagctaggaGGCCTCCATCCTGAGTCACTCCACAAGGGCCTCAACTGGGGCCACATAATGCAGAGGGCCACTAACCccctctgtttccttcctgtcccccttGCCAGGAGCTCAGCATGGCTGAGATAATCATAGCTAATCTCTATGGAGTGCTTACTGCATGCCAGTCCCCGTTCTAAGTGATTTACATGCAGTAAGTCACAGCAAGTACAAATAgtactattattgttattctcattttacagataaggaaactgaggcagagagggatTGAATAGCTTATCCAAAATCATGCAGCCCATGAGTAGTGTAGCTGGGATTCCAATCCATCCTCTCGGGCAACAAAGGCCAGGTTTTCAGCCATCATGCTCTGCTAGTTCTCAATGGAAGAAtctcaagaaggaagaaacactCTGGGCTTGAGGATTATGGTCCAAGAAGCTTGGTCTCTAGGCCTCAGCAAATCCTGCTCTTGGAAGAGGATCTGAAAGAGTCCTTCAGTGGACCTCCTCTCCAGGAATTAGTATTTTCCTAGTAAAAAGACGGGGGGAACATTAGGTACAGGCCAGCCCGGGGAAGCAGGTGAGGCtttcctgcccccagcccagatGTAGCTTTAGAAGCAGAGAATGGCTCAGAGACTCatctggagaggggaagggaaaatatttgaaatgtctaGCTGGTGCCAGAAAAGACAGCAGCCCGTATAACCTCATGCCATCTTTGAGTGGCCTGGCCCAGCTCTGACTCCTTTAACCCCCAAAACACCCCACAGGTGGGTGTTTGTCTACGAGAAGGGCTATCAGACCTCAAGTGGCCTCATCAGCAGCGTGTCTGTGAAACTCAAGGGTCTGGCTGTGACGCAGCTTCCAGGTCTGGGCCCCCAGGTCTGGGATGTAGCTGACTACGTCTTCCCCGCCCAGGTAAGCTTACTCAGGGGTATACATTCCACCCACAGGGCCTGGCTCAGAGTGGGGGTTGGACTCTGTCCAATCTCCATAGTGGTTTAGTGCAGCTCCCATCTCCCTCTGGGCCTCGGCTTCCCTGAGTGTGAATGAGGGGCAAAAATAGATTGTAGTAGCAACCCATTCTGATGTCACGGGGTATGGAGGCTGCTGGGTACCGTGTGGATTCCAGGGGCTTGTTGGGCCAGTGTTTGTGTTCTCGGGGCTGTTCTCCCAACTCAGAGCTCTGTGCTTCCCTCCCCTACTCCTCATTTCCAGGGGGACAGCTCCTTCGTGATCATGACCAATTTCATTGCGACCCCCCACCAGGCTCAAGGCTACTGTGCAGAGGTGAGGACCGCCTCCCTGCTCCTTACAGGGGAGAATATCATGGAAGAGGAAATTGCCTTGGGCACTGAAGACAGGCTTTCTCAGGGCAAAGCTATGGTGGAATTTTAGGCATAGATTCACACAAAGTAACAGTCTGCTATTGATAGTGATGCTTCCCTCCCAGCTGTGTGTCAAGCAAGATGCTGAGCCACGGTGCCCACCCAATCCACAAGCCCTAACGTGTCTGGTCCCTGCCAGGTGACACTGGCATAGCTTGGCATGAACCCAGAGGGGTCCTGGGAGGGTACTGGGGAAGGAAGCTGGAAGCAAAGTTCACCCCAAAGCTAACACTGCCTCATGATTTCCCTAGGGCtctggtggtgggaggggctcTCCTTAGGACACTACTGAGAGGCCTGGGATCAgccactctcccttcccctagCACCCAGAAGGGGGTACATGCACAGAAGACAGTGGCTGCACTCcagggaaggcagaaaggaaggcccAAGGTAAGGTTGGCCTCCTCCTGTCCCCCTGCACAAGCCCTGCTCAGCTCCAGGCTTCCACCACCAGGAAGtcctccttcctgctttctccctTCCTGCCGTTCTAACCTTGGCCTGCCCTGTGCCAGACCCAGCCACATTTCTGTCCTCAGGCTTCTGCTTTTGCTGTCCCATCACTGGGGGCTCTCAGGGATGAGGggcctcctctctgtccccagcttGGAGTGGACACCCATGGGTTCCTCCTTTGCTCCAGGCATACGCACAGGCAAGTGTGTGGCTTTCAATGACACTGTGCGGACATGTGAGATCTTTGGCTGGTGTCCTGTGGAGGTGGATGACAACGTCCCACGGTAATGCCTTATCCATCCAGGTAGCTGGGAGCAGGTTCCCCGGCCCAGACAAAGGGGCATCTGGATCCATGTTCTGGAAAGGATCTGTCCTCCCTTCTTCCAGCCCGACACTTACCCCATCTGTATGGCCCAAGCCAATGATCCCTCTGGCCCCTGGTCAAGGGACCCGAGAGTCCATCATTACAGCACATCcatggccccccacccccgccaccgctCCAGGGCACCAGGGAGATCCCATGGGTTCTCATACCCCCATACCCATGACAAACACTGTTGGGCACATGGGGGACTCCCGAGGAGAGGAGAGTAAGTGAGGACGGTGtcctccagccctgcccttcTCCAAGAGGCCGAGAACTTCACACTCTTCATCAAGAACAGCATCAGCTTTCCACGCTTCAAGGTCAACAGGTTTGtgggaaaagggggcagaaacaCAGGCACCCACCTCCCCGCTCCAAGGCTGCTCCAGCTAGTCTCAACTGTCTCTGTCACCTTCCACTTCGACTGATTTCACTTTGGGGGAAGAAGCCTGAGCCGGGCTCCTGGGGTGGGCCACCTTTAGTCTCAAGGGCTGCGGAAGGGGGGTTTGTGGAGCTTGTGAGGAATCTCCAGAGCTTTGGGACATGGCGGTCCCCATCCCCCCGTCACCCCGCTGGCATCCTGCCACTACTGATGTTCTCCACCCCTATGTAGGCGCAACCTGGTGGAAGAGGTGGATGCGGCCTACATGAAGACCTGCCTCTATCACAAGATCTCGCACCCACTGTGCCCCGTGTTCAAGCTCGGCTATGTGGTACAGGAGTCAGGACAGAATTTTAGCACCCTGGCTGAGAAGGTACGGTGCCAGGTTAATGAGGAGGGCTAGGTCCTGGAATCAGCAGGTCAAAGGAGGCTTTTCCATGCCAGGTAATGCCCTCTCAAGCCTCTCAGGTATGGGCTGAGTATCTATATGGATTTAGTCCCTAATATGGGGGAGTCCTGAGGGTCAGGCCTGAGTCCTCAGCAGAGCCTGGTTGGTATGGATCTGACACAGAGGAGGGGCCCAGAATGAATGGTTATGGGCAGACATTTTCACCCGGATGTTTGCTGAGGtcacactgttttttaaatatgggaTGAAAGCAGCTTGAATTCCATGCTCTATGGCCCTGAGAAGGCCTGTGCCCTGCTCAGGAATCTTGAAAATTCCagaatctggggcgcctgggtggctcagtgggttaagccgctgccttcggctcaggtcatgatctcagggtcctgggatcgagtcccgcattgggctctctgctcaaggggaacctgcttcccttcctctctctctgcctgcctctctgcctacttgtgatctctctctctctctctctctctccctctctctctctgtcaaataaataaataaataaatatttaaaaaaaaaaaagaaaattccagaatctGGGATCTGTACAGTCACCTGGGGTTCCAAGAGAAGCAGTACCTTGTAAGGAGCACAGACCTGTCTgactgggttcagatcctggctctgctcctAATGAACAATGTGGTCTCCGACTAGTTAGTCTCTTACCTTGAGTGTGTCTGAGCTTTTGCACCTACATAGTGGGGATGATAATAGCACCAGGCTTGTGGGGTTGTCTCAAAGATCAAGTGGGTTCATGCATAGGATGGCGCTTCAGTACCGCCCGGCGTGTGGTGACTCTGGGTATGTGTTCTCACGTGATCATCATCAGCCTTTTCTTATCGTTGCCTATTTAGGGGTGGAAATCAGCTTCTTTTCTGTgatatcacacatacacacaaaacttGCTCACAACACATTTATCTAAAACAGGGATCagcaaagtttttctttaaagggcCAGAGGTTTCCGTTTTGCAGGCTATATGGACTCTGTTCCAACCTTATTCAAGTCAGCTGTTAGAgagcaaaagcagccacagaaaatatgtaaacaaGTTTGgccctctggcctcagtttcccaaaccCTGGAGGCGGTTTATACTGGAGCAACACTTCCACAACCAGAAAGCTGGTTCCTAAAATTTCCCTGCCACCTGTACTAGGAACTTCTCATCTCTCACTATCATCCACAGATCCTTGTATATCTACCTCCTGCCTAGTTGCCcagctcctctcctgctctgacCACTTCCCAGCTCTCCGGTTGGTCAGCCTACCCCCACCTGTCCCCGATCCTCACCTTGCTCAGAGAAGCTTCACTTTCTCAAGTTTTCTCTTCCTAACCCAGGTCTTTACAGACTCACTCTTTAATTCAACGTTATTTACTTGCCTTCCACACTGTAACTTTCAGGAGTTAGCAACAAATGAGACAGACAGCCCCACTCTCACAGAGTTTATAGTCTTAGAAGAGATGGGTTAAGAatcaaacaaaatgaatatatgatTTCAAAGTGACAAATGTTCCAGGAGAAAACAGAGGGTCTAACAGGCAcacgtttttaaagatttatttatttatttatttatttatttatttatttatttgacagagagacatcacaagtaggcaaagaggcaggcagagagacagagagaggaggaagcaggctccctgctgagcagagagcccgatgcgggactcgatcccaggaccctgagatcatgacctgagccgaaggcagcggcttaacccactgagccacccaggcgcccccaggcacATGTTTTTAGACTAGAGGCAGTCATTAGGGAAGGCCTCTTGGGGAAAGTGACCAAAGGATAAGAAAGGGTCAGCCTGGTGGAGCTgtatatgcaaaggccctgaggtagaaagAAGCTGGTATATTCTAGATACCACCAGAAAGTCAGTGTgatgggtgggaggtggggccaGAGAGGGCAACAGGACCTTGCCCTGCAGTAGCTTCTCAGTGTCTCttctcaaacaaaaaaatgctCCCCACTTCAAGAGATTGCTGGCACCAGCATAAGACAGGAGTTTCTTGATCCTGAAGCCTGGGTTTTAAACACCGGTTTCCCTGCAGGGCGGGGTGGTCGGCATCACCATTGACTGGAACTGTGACCTGGACTGGCATGTGCACCACTGCAAACCCATCTACGAGTTCCATGGACTGTATGAGGACAAAAACCTGTCTCCAGGCTTCAATTTCAGGTGCCTGCCAGGACCCCACCTGTCCACCCTTCCTTGGGCTCCCAGAAGGTTGAGGGTTTTTATGTGGGTCTTGTACTCCCAGAACCCCTTGAGGCCCAGTAAGTGTCCCCAGGAAGAAAGCCGAGGAAACTGGGCAACTCCcactgcagggagcctgcaggGAAGAAGACCTTGGCACCCTGAGCCCCCACCCTTTGAGGCCCACCTGGCCAGGACTGGCAGGGGAAATCACTGACATCAAGAGTTAGGGTGAGGATTGAATACAGCATTCCTGGAATGAGGCCTGGGGTGTTGGGGGCATGGGACTGTCTTCACGGACCTCTGAGGGCTCCTGCTGGACTCCAAGAACACTGGACCCAAAACTGTTCTCCACACCCTCTTCTGCAACCTCACCCTTTCCCCCAAGGTTTGCCAGGCACTTTGTGGAGAATGGGACTAACCACCGCCACCTCTTCAAGGTGTTTGGGATTCGCTTTGACATTCTCGTGAATGGCAAGGTGAGCGTCCAGTGTGAAGGACAGCCAGAGACACGTTTTTAGTTCCCGTGAGTGCTTGTTGGGTGTCCATGGTTATAGACAACAGGAAGTTGACTGGGCTTCATTCAGCAGTTTTACTGCTGATAACCAATGGGCATGATAACCACTGAGGGCAGGTCTTTCCAGCCAGTGACCTCACCTCCTCCACTACCTCCCTCTGTCCAGGGAAGCAGAGCCAAGGTCAAAACCAAGGACTTCTAACCAGCAGCTGAGACCCCACATAGAGCCAGAGCTGTGCGGAGCAGGCTGTGGAGCTGGCTAATGGTGGGGGTAGAGGGTAGAAAGGGGGAGCTCCTTGACCCAAGTCTGGCCTTGGGGTTTCTGAGGAAGGCCTTTTCTACCTGGCTCCTTCTAACTGTTAATCCTTCTTTCCCTGGACCCTGCCACCAGGCTGGAAAGTTTGACATCATCCCCACAATGACAACCATTGGCTCTGGCATTGGCATCTTTGGGGTGGTAAGTGCTAGGGTCACAGGGTCATTGTACTAAGGTCAGTCCCTCCCCTTCCACATCTCAGTGGCAGCTACCCCATCCTTACTGAGCCCAGCCCACCACTCCAGACCCACAGTATgtctgaagaaactgaggcccagagctggggcaggaCCAAAGTGAGAGGGGGTGGTCTTGATCTCCCAAGGGACATGCAATGCCTCATCCCCCCTTCTAGAATATGAGGTCTAGATAGAGCGGGGTCAAGCCAGGCCCCCCAGCCAGAAAGGATTGAAGTGGGACATGGAGGgttctgtccctgcccccaagaTTCCCATGCTCTATCTGCCCCTTCCTTGCCCTCAGGCCACGGTTCTCTGTGACCTGTTGCTGCTCCACATCCTGCCCAAAAGGCACTACTACAAGCAGAAGAAGTTCAAGTATGCAGAGGACATGGGGTCAGGGGCGGTAAGAGATTTCCCTGAGTTGGGGCCTTTCTGAGGCCTTAGGTCCACATGTCCGTGTTGGGGGACCAGCTGCTTCTCTGAGGCTGACTTTTTGTTCCCTCCAATGCTTACACAGGGCGAGCGTGACCCCGCAGCCACCAGCTCCACCCTGAGCCTGCAGGAGAACATGAAGACATCCTGACCCTCACCCCCTGACTCCTGACTGGACACAGCATGAGGCTTCAGGCAGGGGCCCTGGTGGGGTCCCAACCAGGACAGAATGGTCTCTGCAGGAGCTCTCTGCCCTCTTAGCCAGGCAGGCACTAGGGTCTTGTCAGATCAGTGGGGACACTGGGAGGGACCTGTTTGAGTCTGGGCTCTGGCCCCAACTCCACAAGCCTCAAGGGAGCTTTGCTCCAGCCTCAGCCACTCCTGGTCTAGAGAGCCTGGGGTTGGGCAGGGCTCCTCTCACACTCCTCTATCAGAGCTGTGTGCTTCTCGCTCTGGGTCCTCAAGCACTGCACTGCCTCGTGTCTCTAGGTTCATGCTTTCCCATATGGCAGACACTAGTCACGATGAGATGaccatttaaatttatattaatttaaactgaataaaataaaaaaaatcagttcctaaAACTAGCCAGCCACATTACAACTGCTAAATAGATACATGTGCCTAATAGCTGCCATATTGGACCACATAGAatattgcagaaagttctattggatgGCTCTGCTTGAGCCCTGTTTCTTACTGGTCCCAGATTTTCCTAGGGAGCTTGTCAACATTGCAGGCACCTGGGCCGACCTCAGATCTCCCCAACCAGCATCTCTAGGGCTGGCCACGGAGATGCAAGGATAGCAAACTCCCCAGTCCATTGTAAAGGCTAAAGTTTAAGAACTGCTCCCGATTGGGTATCAGATTTTGCCTGGGCCTGCCTGACCTGGCAGATGCAGGCTTTGAGTAGGTGTGTGGTGTACTTCCAAGCCACATGGTGTCTCATGTACACACCCCATGTACACTCTCATCTACATGCAcaaccccctcccacccacactCTGGCTTTGAACAGCTGGGGCCTTGCAAACACAGCCATCTGGACAGACCTATGCCCTCAAGTACAGACACATGGTCCACGCAACAGCACCTCCACAGAGCTAGGCTTCTCCATAAGTGTGTCAAGCCGGGACAGTCCCTTCTAGCCGTGAATCCTCACTCAGCTACCTCGGGTTGGGGTGGAGCCCTGGCCAAACCCTGCACCCCCTGCTTATGGCCCAGCCTCAGCACCCAAGGCCTGACCAATTCTGTCTGAACACAAGGTCTGGGGAAAGTGAGAGGTGGTGTACAATAAAAGGAATGAGGACAGACTTACGCCTTCTGTACTTTTCCCTGTCTGAAACTAGGCGTCCCCATCTGTGGAATGCAGGGTTGAGCTGAGAGATCTTTGAGGTCCTCTGGATCTCTTGTTAGACAGTGTGGTGAGTCGACACTTAGGCCCTGAGCCCAGCAGGGTCAGTGTTGGAGGTCAGCTCACCTCTGTCCATGGGCTACTGTACCCAAACACTGGAGCTCCTTCTGGTCCTCCATGTACCTCTAACACAGCTTTGAGAGGCCTGGCACTCAGACAAGCAGATATTCTCTGGAGTGGCCTCAGGAAAGCAGGAATAAGAACGGGGCTGGCTGCTCCAGGAGAGAGACTTGAGGGAATCccaaagaggggaggaaggtctTGAATGGAGATAATGTGGAAGGTTTCTCCAGGGGCCCTTCAGTGGGCAAGACCTGCAGTCTGCACCTGTGCCCAGTCAGGGTCTCTGGGACCCCCCCCATCACCAAATTCCATTTAGACCAGTGCTCTCCAACAGCAGTGATGGAAACATTCTCTATCTGTGCTTTCCAAAATAgtagtcactagccacatgtggccactAAATGTTGAAAATGCGGCTAGTGAAaccaaggaactgaatttttaattttatttacttttaattaatttaaatcacCACACATGGCTAGTGGCAGTAAGAAATGATATTGGACAGCACAGGCcaggcctctctctccctgtccttcaggCCCTTGACTTTCTACCCTCTTCCCCAGCTAAGAATCACCCTTTAGATTTTACAAGAAGGGAActcctccttttcccctccctttgtTCTCCAGTCCTACGTGCTTTTGCAcctcctgcccccttccttcCTGAAGGATCAAAGGATTCCTCCTTTGTATCCAACCCTTCTATCTGGCCCAGAAGCCTCCTAGCTAGCAGAGGCTGCCTCTCCTCTCCAATACCAGCATTTgctcctctcttctgcctcctcctggccCTTGTTCCTCTGCAGCTCTTCCTGCTCTACCTTCCTGTCCCCATTCCAGAAAGACCTAC
Protein-coding regions in this window:
- the P2RX1 gene encoding P2X purinoceptor 1 isoform X1: MAQRLQDELAAFFFEYDTPRMVLVRNKKVGVVFRLIQLVVLVYVIGWVFVYEKGYQTSSGLISSVSVKLKGLAVTQLPGLGPQVWDVADYVFPAQGDSSFVIMTNFIATPHQAQGYCAEHPEGGTCTEDSGCTPGKAERKAQGIRTGKCVAFNDTVRTCEIFGWCPVEVDDNVPRPALLQEAENFTLFIKNSISFPRFKVNRRNLVEEVDAAYMKTCLYHKISHPLCPVFKLGYVVQESGQNFSTLAEKGGVVGITIDWNCDLDWHVHHCKPIYEFHGLYEDKNLSPGFNFRFARHFVENGTNHRHLFKVFGIRFDILVNGKAGKFDIIPTMTTIGSGIGIFGVATVLCDLLLLHILPKRHYYKQKKFKYAEDMGSGAGERDPAATSSTLSLQENMKTS
- the P2RX1 gene encoding P2X purinoceptor 1 isoform X2, translated to MAQRLQDELAAFFFEYDTPRMVLVRNKKVGVVFRLIQLVVLVYVIGWVFVYEKGYQTSSGLISSVSVKLKGLAVTQLPGLGPQVWDVADYVFPAQGDSSFVIMTNFIATPHQAQGYCAEHPEGGTCTEDSGCTPGKAERKAQGIRTGKCVAFNDTVRTCEIFGWCPVEVDDNVPRRNLVEEVDAAYMKTCLYHKISHPLCPVFKLGYVVQESGQNFSTLAEKGGVVGITIDWNCDLDWHVHHCKPIYEFHGLYEDKNLSPGFNFRFARHFVENGTNHRHLFKVFGIRFDILVNGKAGKFDIIPTMTTIGSGIGIFGVATVLCDLLLLHILPKRHYYKQKKFKYAEDMGSGAGERDPAATSSTLSLQENMKTS